A region from the Pirellulales bacterium genome encodes:
- a CDS encoding MFS transporter yields MSHARAAPPDEQRLSTGLCLGYGIGSLATSIFATVTSLMLLFFLTEELAVPAAWAGLVVFVPKLWDVLTDPLVGLASDRTQSRWGRRRPYLLAGAVVLGLGLVLLFTVPNLSAAWQRAAYVLIAFLVATTGYTLFAIPYVAMPPELTRDYHELTRLVAFRMAFLMLGILVAGGAAPALIDLVAPASSRRAGYSVMGAILAAVCFAAMFTTFLATARSSRSVAAAASLGLRAQLAIALRNGPFRRLLLPYFLQLIGMSSVTATMPYFVRYQLAGGEREVSLSFVCLTAPAIVAMPLWVGLSRRWGKRRCYELAVGAFAATLLMLVTAASAWSAVYLIPLVTTGIAYAGTQLFPFAMLPDAIRTDEQRSGTHSEGVLTGAWLAGEKTGLAIGVLVASMLLSLAGFQESSGDVVVQPPLVRLGIQAAFAFVPAALMLISIPLLWRYDLDRAARRAATLAGEPVS; encoded by the coding sequence ATGTCGCACGCCCGCGCTGCGCCTCCCGACGAGCAACGCCTTTCCACGGGCCTTTGCCTGGGTTATGGAATCGGGTCGCTGGCCACGTCGATTTTCGCGACCGTCACCAGCCTGATGCTGTTGTTTTTCCTCACGGAAGAACTGGCGGTGCCGGCTGCCTGGGCCGGGCTGGTGGTGTTTGTACCCAAGCTCTGGGACGTACTGACCGATCCTCTGGTCGGCCTGGCCTCGGACCGCACGCAATCGCGCTGGGGTCGGCGCCGGCCTTATCTGCTGGCCGGCGCCGTGGTTCTGGGCCTGGGCCTGGTGCTGCTGTTCACTGTGCCGAACCTTTCGGCCGCCTGGCAACGGGCCGCCTATGTGCTAATCGCATTCCTGGTGGCCACGACCGGCTACACGCTGTTTGCAATTCCCTACGTGGCGATGCCGCCCGAGTTGACGCGCGACTACCACGAGCTGACCCGGCTCGTGGCCTTCCGGATGGCCTTTCTGATGCTGGGCATCCTGGTGGCCGGCGGCGCTGCGCCGGCGTTGATCGACCTGGTCGCGCCGGCCAGTTCGCGCCGCGCGGGCTACAGCGTCATGGGCGCGATCCTCGCCGCGGTTTGCTTCGCGGCGATGTTCACGACGTTTCTCGCCACGGCCCGTTCCTCGCGCAGCGTGGCGGCCGCAGCGTCGCTCGGGTTGCGCGCGCAGTTGGCGATCGCCCTGCGTAACGGGCCATTCCGGCGGCTGCTGCTGCCCTATTTTCTGCAACTGATCGGCATGAGCAGCGTGACGGCCACGATGCCCTACTTCGTTCGCTATCAACTCGCCGGCGGCGAGCGCGAGGTGTCGCTGTCGTTCGTGTGCCTGACCGCGCCGGCCATCGTGGCCATGCCGTTGTGGGTCGGTCTGTCGCGGCGCTGGGGGAAGCGGCGCTGCTATGAACTGGCCGTCGGCGCGTTTGCCGCGACCTTGTTGATGCTGGTGACCGCTGCGTCGGCCTGGTCGGCCGTGTACCTGATTCCCCTGGTTACCACCGGCATCGCCTACGCCGGCACCCAACTGTTCCCGTTCGCCATGCTGCCCGACGCCATCCGGACCGACGAGCAGCGCTCGGGCACGCACAGCGAGGGGGTGCTCACCGGCGCCTGGCTGGCCGGCGAGAAAACGGGGCTGGCCATCGGCGTGCTCGTGGCCAGCATGCTGCTGTCGCTGGCAGGCTTTCAGGAATCGTCGGGCGACGTCGTTGTTCAGCCGCCGCTGGTGCGCCTGGGCATTCAAGCGGCGTTTGCTTTTGTGCCCGCCGCACTGATGCTGATCAGCATTCCGCTATTGTGGCGGTACGATCTGGACCGCGCGGCCCGTCGCGCGGCGACACTCGCCGGAGAGCCTGTCTCGTGA
- a CDS encoding PSD1 and planctomycete cytochrome C domain-containing protein, translating to MARLSWLRVVLWVVALLSAAPGASADPIDFVRDVRPILERHCYACHGPEKQKGGLRLDIRAAVLKGGESYGPSLVAGQPQESPLLQFAADADADLQMPPEGERLAAADIATLTSWISQGAVWPDGVDRAELVDPAKHWSFQPVGQPVPPQVQDNAWPRGAIDRFVLARLEAEGLTPRPEAPPVAWLRRVSFDLTGLPPAPEQVTALAADASQAAYERIVDELLTSPRYGERWAQHWLDVVRYADTHGFEVNTERPNAWPYRDYVIEAFNRDTPYDQFVREQIVGDALGQDAATGFLLTASVLLPGQIGADDVSKRLARQDAIDEIVTNIGQTFLGLSIGCARCHDHKFDPISSREYYAMQAFVAGVEYEDRELHTARAEALRQEEQRLQAQIADIDRQLSRFVPLAQPGTAPARPSVSARSNTDRFAPVTTRRVRFSIGATNQLEPCIDELEIFNLAGTNVALAAAGATVVSSGDTVVADRHELRFAIDGNYGNSRSWMSNEMGRGWLIVTLAAEHMIDRVVWGRDRQGEFADRLATDYTIEVEDAAGAWLRVADATDRQPYVAGQAPSPGNSVAGMSAADAAEAARLMAARSETERSLAATIPGRVAFAGKFRAPDEIHLLRRGDPEQPLEVVAPGVPAVLGALLLPLDAQEQRRRSELADWIANADNPLTARVMANRIWQGHFGVGLVDTPNDLGHSGGRPSHPELLDWLAGEFVRAGWSIKHLHRQIVLSATYRQASIDDATAAARDTDARLLWRYPLRRLEAEAIRDAMLAVSGRLNLAMYGRGFDLFDLRGGLSGFKPVESFSGEGLRRMIYAHKVRREREAVFGAFDCPDAGQSTARRRESTTPIQALNLLNSRFTLESSEALAALATGDAGNDPAAQVRAVYWRALCRAPNDDELAEAAAVAREFGLATVCRAVFNSNEFLYLP from the coding sequence ATGGCCCGGTTGTCTTGGCTTCGAGTTGTCTTGTGGGTCGTTGCGCTGTTGAGCGCCGCCCCCGGCGCGAGTGCCGACCCGATCGACTTTGTCCGCGACGTGCGGCCGATTCTCGAGCGGCACTGCTACGCCTGCCACGGTCCCGAAAAGCAAAAAGGGGGCCTGCGGCTCGACATCCGCGCTGCGGTGCTCAAAGGGGGCGAAAGCTACGGGCCGAGCCTCGTAGCGGGGCAGCCCCAGGAGAGTCCGCTGCTGCAGTTCGCGGCCGATGCCGACGCGGACTTGCAAATGCCGCCCGAGGGCGAGCGGCTGGCCGCGGCCGATATCGCGACGCTCACTTCCTGGATCAGCCAAGGCGCCGTGTGGCCCGACGGAGTCGATCGCGCCGAGTTGGTCGATCCGGCCAAACACTGGAGCTTTCAACCGGTCGGGCAGCCCGTGCCACCGCAGGTGCAAGACAACGCCTGGCCGCGCGGCGCAATCGACCGCTTTGTACTGGCCCGTCTCGAGGCGGAAGGCCTGACGCCCCGGCCCGAGGCGCCGCCTGTGGCCTGGTTGCGGCGCGTGTCATTCGATCTGACCGGTCTGCCGCCGGCGCCCGAACAGGTCACGGCGCTCGCGGCCGACGCGAGCCAGGCGGCCTACGAACGCATCGTCGACGAGCTGCTCACGTCGCCGCGCTATGGCGAGCGCTGGGCGCAGCACTGGCTCGACGTGGTGCGTTATGCCGACACCCACGGCTTCGAGGTCAACACCGAACGGCCCAACGCCTGGCCGTATCGCGATTACGTGATCGAGGCGTTCAACCGCGACACGCCGTACGACCAGTTCGTCCGCGAACAGATCGTCGGCGATGCCCTCGGCCAGGATGCCGCGACCGGATTTTTGCTCACGGCGAGCGTGCTGTTGCCCGGCCAGATTGGCGCCGACGACGTCTCGAAGCGCCTGGCGCGGCAAGACGCGATCGACGAGATCGTCACCAACATCGGGCAGACCTTCCTGGGACTGAGCATCGGCTGCGCGCGCTGCCACGATCACAAATTCGACCCGATCAGCTCGCGCGAATATTACGCGATGCAGGCCTTCGTCGCCGGCGTGGAATACGAAGACCGCGAGTTGCACACGGCGCGGGCCGAGGCCCTGCGGCAAGAAGAGCAGCGCTTGCAGGCGCAGATCGCCGACATCGACCGTCAGTTGAGCCGTTTCGTCCCGCTGGCGCAGCCGGGCACGGCGCCGGCCCGACCGAGCGTGAGCGCGCGATCGAACACTGACCGATTTGCGCCGGTCACCACGCGGCGCGTGCGATTTTCGATCGGTGCCACGAACCAGCTCGAGCCGTGCATCGACGAATTGGAGATTTTCAATCTGGCCGGGACGAACGTGGCTCTGGCCGCGGCCGGAGCGACCGTGGTCTCGTCGGGCGACACCGTCGTCGCCGACCGGCACGAATTGCGGTTCGCCATCGACGGCAACTACGGCAATTCTCGGAGCTGGATGTCGAACGAGATGGGGCGCGGCTGGTTGATCGTCACACTGGCCGCCGAGCATATGATCGACCGCGTCGTGTGGGGACGTGATCGCCAGGGCGAATTCGCCGACCGGCTGGCGACGGACTACACGATCGAAGTCGAGGACGCGGCCGGGGCCTGGCTGCGCGTGGCCGACGCGACCGATCGTCAACCGTATGTGGCCGGTCAGGCACCCTCGCCGGGCAACTCGGTGGCCGGCATGAGCGCGGCCGATGCCGCCGAGGCTGCACGCCTGATGGCGGCCCGGTCCGAGACCGAACGGTCGCTGGCGGCGACGATCCCGGGCCGCGTGGCGTTCGCCGGCAAATTCCGTGCGCCGGACGAGATCCATTTGCTGCGCCGCGGCGATCCCGAGCAGCCGCTCGAGGTTGTGGCCCCCGGCGTGCCGGCGGTGCTGGGTGCGCTCCTGCTGCCTCTCGATGCGCAGGAGCAGCGGCGCCGCAGCGAGCTGGCCGATTGGATCGCCAACGCCGACAACCCGCTCACGGCGCGGGTCATGGCCAACCGCATCTGGCAGGGGCATTTTGGCGTCGGCCTGGTCGACACGCCGAACGATCTGGGTCATAGCGGCGGCCGTCCGTCGCATCCCGAGTTGCTCGATTGGCTGGCCGGCGAGTTCGTGCGCGCGGGCTGGTCGATCAAGCACCTGCATCGGCAAATCGTGTTGTCGGCCACCTACCGGCAAGCGTCGATCGACGACGCCACCGCCGCCGCACGCGACACCGACGCGCGGTTGTTGTGGCGATATCCGCTGCGGCGGCTCGAGGCCGAGGCGATTCGCGACGCGATGCTGGCCGTCAGCGGCCGGTTGAACCTGGCCATGTACGGGCGCGGATTCGACCTGTTCGATCTGCGCGGAGGGCTGAGCGGCTTCAAGCCGGTCGAGTCGTTCAGCGGCGAGGGACTGCGGCGCATGATCTATGCCCACAAGGTGCGGCGCGAGCGCGAGGCCGTGTTCGGGGCGTTCGATTGTCCGGACGCGGGGCAAAGCACTGCCCGGCGCCGCGAAAGCACCACGCCGATTCAAGCCCTGAATCTGCTTAACAGCCGCTTCACGCTCGAGTCGTCCGAGGCCCTGGCCGCGCTGGCCACCGGCGACGCCGGCAACGACCCCGCGGCGCAGGTCCGCGCGGTCTACTGGCGGGCGCTGTGCCGCGCGCCGAACGACGACGAGTTGGCCGAAGCGGCGGCCGTGGCCCGGGAATTCGGACTGGCAACCGTGTGCCGCGCGGTGTTCAACTCGAATGAGTTTCTGTATCTACCCTGA
- a CDS encoding DUF1501 domain-containing protein, translated as MLHAAERLTPQGRQLLDRRNFLAHSGTALGSMALAHLLAADGALGGTDAPALPVIDPAQPFAPRPGHFAPRARQVIVIFCAGAVSQLETWDYKPELIRWDDQPLPGGPAVTFQGPAGNLARPQYEFRQRGETGKWVSDLIPHLAELTDEIAFVHSLTSKSNTHGPAENFLSTGFVLDGFPSLGSWVTYALGSENQNLPAYIALPDPRGVPQNGSNNWGPGFLPAAFQGTTLTAQEPVRHLTAPGVDAGADRAARELLQRMNARHLAEHPGDGRLAARIASYELAARMQLSVPEISDLSTEPAHVLAAYGADDPANADKAAFARNCILARRLIESGVRFVQLFNGAYASGGKLNWDGHNALKDQYDVHAAILDQPAAALIGDLKQRGLLDDTLVVWCTEFGRMPFFQKGAKGRDHNPDGFTCWLTGAGVKPGVSHGVTDELGQKAIDQVHPLYDFNATILHLLGLDHERLTYEHNGVRRRLTNVEGRVIRELLA; from the coding sequence ATGTTGCACGCCGCCGAACGACTCACGCCGCAAGGACGCCAGCTGCTGGACCGCCGGAATTTCCTGGCGCACTCGGGGACCGCCCTGGGTTCGATGGCCTTGGCGCATTTGCTGGCCGCCGACGGCGCGCTGGGGGGGACCGATGCCCCGGCGCTGCCGGTGATCGATCCGGCGCAACCTTTCGCACCTCGTCCCGGCCATTTTGCACCCCGGGCCCGGCAGGTGATCGTGATCTTCTGCGCCGGCGCGGTCAGCCAATTGGAGACCTGGGATTACAAGCCCGAGTTGATCCGCTGGGACGATCAACCGCTGCCCGGTGGTCCGGCCGTCACGTTCCAAGGGCCGGCCGGCAATCTGGCGCGGCCGCAATACGAATTCCGGCAGCGGGGCGAGACGGGCAAATGGGTCAGCGACCTGATTCCGCATCTGGCCGAACTGACCGACGAGATCGCGTTCGTCCATTCGCTCACCAGCAAGTCGAACACGCACGGTCCGGCCGAGAATTTCCTGTCGACCGGCTTCGTGCTCGACGGTTTTCCCAGTCTCGGTTCGTGGGTCACCTATGCCCTGGGCAGCGAGAACCAGAACCTGCCGGCCTACATCGCCCTGCCCGATCCGCGCGGCGTACCGCAAAACGGGTCGAACAACTGGGGCCCCGGCTTTTTGCCCGCCGCGTTCCAGGGTACGACGCTCACCGCGCAAGAGCCGGTGCGGCACCTCACGGCGCCGGGCGTCGATGCGGGGGCCGACCGCGCGGCGCGCGAGCTGCTGCAGCGGATGAATGCCCGACACCTAGCCGAGCATCCCGGCGACGGGCGCTTGGCGGCCCGCATTGCCAGCTATGAACTGGCCGCACGCATGCAGCTCAGCGTGCCCGAGATCAGCGATCTGAGCACCGAGCCGGCGCACGTGCTGGCGGCCTATGGTGCCGACGATCCGGCCAACGCCGACAAGGCGGCCTTTGCGCGCAACTGCATCCTGGCCCGGCGGCTGATCGAGTCGGGCGTGCGGTTCGTCCAGTTGTTCAACGGCGCCTACGCCAGCGGCGGCAAGTTGAACTGGGACGGTCATAACGCACTCAAAGACCAATACGACGTGCACGCGGCGATTCTCGATCAGCCGGCCGCCGCGCTCATTGGCGATCTCAAGCAGCGCGGCTTGCTCGACGACACGCTCGTCGTCTGGTGTACGGAGTTCGGCCGCATGCCCTTCTTCCAGAAGGGAGCCAAGGGGCGCGACCATAATCCCGACGGCTTTACCTGTTGGCTGACGGGCGCCGGCGTGAAACCCGGCGTGAGTCACGGCGTGACCGACGAACTGGGCCAGAAGGCCATCGACCAGGTGCATCCGCTCTACGATTTCAACGCGACGATCCTGCACCTGCTGGGGCTCGATCACGAGCGGTTGACCTACGAGCACAACGGCGTTCGCCGCCGGTTGACGAACGTCGAAGGGCGCGTGATCCGCGAGCTGCTGGCCTAG
- a CDS encoding DUF1501 domain-containing protein → MTSQPSRHEVSRRGVLRSLAGGSLLLPGILTQLLAEAAAGSDADDPLAPRPTHFPARAQRVIMLYMTGGVSHVDSWDYKPRLFADAGKTVGVDEFQGRKGNYTMFLKRPQWEFAPHGECGTEVSSLFPHLAQRVDDLCLIRSLQSDHTNHYEATLGIHTGSFTFARPSIGAWVSYGLGTENRNLPSFVVIAPQLPYAGGQVWGSDFLPGAHQGTLVVPGPEPVANIRPRVPRQRLQQLELEFLAKQNARHQAARADDPFLAARIKSFETAYGMQSAMPEAYDFSQETADTLRLYGLERETNSGFGWQCLVARRLVERGVRFVELIDVGASNNWDAHGDMLTHTPLAKNVDQPIAGLLQDLKQRGLLDDTLVVWTTEFGRTPFNAAADAKGREHHHWVFSSWLAGGGAKAGITYGESDEYGIRVAHDPVHMHDFHATILHLLGLDHERLTYRHAGRDYRLTDIHGRVVHDLLA, encoded by the coding sequence ATGACCAGCCAACCCAGCCGGCACGAAGTTTCCCGCCGCGGTGTCTTGCGCTCGCTGGCGGGTGGATCACTGTTGCTGCCCGGCATCCTCACGCAATTGTTGGCCGAGGCGGCCGCCGGCAGCGATGCCGACGATCCGCTGGCGCCGCGGCCGACGCATTTCCCGGCCCGGGCCCAGCGCGTGATCATGCTCTACATGACCGGCGGCGTCTCGCACGTCGATTCCTGGGACTACAAGCCGCGACTGTTCGCCGACGCGGGCAAGACCGTCGGCGTCGACGAGTTCCAGGGGCGCAAAGGGAACTACACGATGTTCCTCAAGCGGCCGCAATGGGAGTTTGCGCCGCACGGCGAATGCGGTACTGAAGTCAGCTCGCTGTTTCCGCACCTGGCCCAGCGCGTCGACGACCTGTGCTTGATTCGCTCGTTGCAATCGGACCACACGAACCACTACGAAGCCACGCTGGGCATTCACACCGGATCGTTCACCTTTGCCCGGCCCAGCATCGGCGCCTGGGTCAGCTACGGCCTGGGCACCGAAAATCGCAACTTGCCGTCGTTCGTGGTGATCGCGCCGCAATTGCCCTACGCCGGCGGGCAAGTGTGGGGGAGCGACTTCCTGCCCGGTGCGCACCAGGGAACGCTCGTCGTGCCCGGGCCCGAGCCCGTGGCCAACATTCGCCCGCGCGTGCCCCGGCAGCGATTGCAGCAGCTCGAGCTGGAATTCCTGGCCAAGCAGAACGCGCGTCACCAGGCGGCGCGGGCCGACGATCCGTTTCTCGCCGCGCGGATCAAGTCGTTCGAGACGGCCTACGGCATGCAAAGCGCGATGCCCGAAGCGTACGACTTCTCCCAGGAGACGGCCGATACGCTGCGGCTGTACGGCCTCGAACGCGAGACCAACTCCGGCTTCGGCTGGCAGTGCCTGGTCGCGCGGCGGCTGGTCGAACGCGGCGTGCGGTTCGTCGAATTGATCGACGTCGGCGCATCGAACAACTGGGACGCGCACGGCGACATGCTCACGCACACCCCGTTGGCCAAGAACGTCGATCAGCCGATCGCGGGCCTGCTTCAGGATCTCAAGCAGCGCGGCTTGCTCGATGACACGCTCGTCGTCTGGACCACCGAATTCGGTCGTACGCCGTTCAACGCCGCCGCCGACGCCAAGGGCCGCGAGCATCATCACTGGGTGTTTTCCTCCTGGCTCGCCGGCGGCGGGGCCAAGGCCGGGATCACGTACGGCGAATCGGACGAGTACGGCATTCGCGTGGCGCACGATCCGGTACACATGCACGACTTCCATGCCACGATCCTGCACCTGCTGGGGCTCGATCACGAGCGCCTGACGTATCGGCACGCCGGGCGCGACTACCGCCTCACCGACATCCACGGCCGGGTCGTCCACGACCTGTTGGCCTGA
- a CDS encoding PSD1 and planctomycete cytochrome C domain-containing protein, giving the protein MFRAKPANRALKHGAGTALVLASLCASTARADERDQFFESKIRPVLVGTCFACHGGGKTSAGLRVDSRAALLQGGDTGPALVAGMPEGSLLLAAIRRAEDASAMPPQAEEALRPDQVADFERWIADGAPWPEKSAAFAAEHPWSFEPRQAPPPPEVADTAWLQTSIDAFIRARQEAAGVKPAPPADKRTLIRRATYDLTGLPPTAAEVEAFLADDSPQAFDTVIERLLASPAYGERWARHWLDVVRYADTAGETADFPVPEAWRYRNYVIDAFNADTPYDEFLREQLAGDVLAAEGPADRYATRVTATGFLAISRRFGFDSENYHHLTIQDSIDTLGQAVLGLSLGCARCHDHKFDPVTMRDYYALYGIFASSRYAFPGSEQKQKTRSLAPLVPFEQAAPLWQAQESRIAELTALLARANQSPPSATLRSLGELDGDFETQAVAAGGSNGVLVPPWVYAGPIAVTNAAQSPYKNLYPLGKVGASIAASEAPYRITQAIDPHHHAPGSVLYFNLDYRVGASEPQAPGGHRVVLGTLAGQTTVEVQLAAGGATLLVPGGESRQAALPADRWHNLQIVVDLSRRTAAARVGAPGDVTELASIALGAVELPVIDCVTFESNGSAPGGYPAITYDNFGMRTAALEPVTTELPAASAAAGKPDAREIERRLGELAGYDGDFELQTDASPPATPWGPGPNSVVLVSAEAQSPFTNRYPAGSLGIHLPNRQAYDGFGLALANLKPDDAGQLAASFDFCCASAADGGDGSWRYYLGHGPGNSAAVELFFNGREFFRRSGATTDAVATLAIGAWYQVRLVLDLRTRTYRGELESADGTTEFSGELASGWDGTVDYSFIDSYGHLPGVRPALDADNFVFGRLPDVQSTEPSQRREQVAALRAERNELNHAADEAKQELDRLLSNGPCPLAYAMAEGTPQNVPIQQRGEPDQPGAVVPRGFIRSLGGGDLPEGTLGSGRLELAQWLTRPDHPLTARVMVNRIWQHHFGHGLVATPNDFGTRGQRPTHPELLDHLAEQFIASGWSIKAMHRLILRSATYQQSSIAGADVPHDPATANAYAAFSRRRLSAEEIRDTILALCGQLDRARGEGHEFPLPVRFGYTQHNPFAAVYDHRHRSIYLMVQRIKRHPFLALFDGADPNATTPTRLLTTVPTQALYFLNDPFVHENSEHWAKELAAQAANPAQAVELAYHQALGRGPAEGEQREAADFLTAYRAELATTEVTEPETRALAAFLRTLLASNEVLYVD; this is encoded by the coding sequence ATGTTCCGAGCCAAACCGGCGAATCGAGCCCTGAAGCATGGCGCCGGCACCGCGCTGGTCTTGGCGTCGTTATGCGCAAGCACGGCCCGGGCCGACGAACGGGACCAGTTCTTCGAAAGCAAGATTCGGCCCGTGCTCGTGGGCACCTGCTTCGCCTGTCACGGCGGGGGCAAGACGTCGGCCGGCCTGAGGGTCGATTCGCGCGCGGCATTGTTGCAGGGAGGCGACACCGGGCCCGCCCTTGTCGCCGGCATGCCCGAGGGCAGCTTGCTGTTGGCCGCCATTCGCCGAGCCGAAGACGCCAGTGCCATGCCGCCGCAGGCCGAAGAGGCCTTGCGCCCCGACCAGGTGGCTGATTTCGAGCGCTGGATTGCCGACGGCGCGCCCTGGCCCGAGAAGTCGGCCGCATTTGCCGCCGAGCACCCGTGGTCGTTCGAACCGCGGCAAGCGCCGCCGCCTCCCGAGGTTGCCGATACCGCCTGGCTGCAAACGAGCATCGATGCGTTTATTCGAGCCCGGCAAGAGGCCGCCGGAGTGAAGCCCGCTCCCCCGGCAGACAAGCGCACGCTGATCCGCCGCGCGACCTACGATCTGACCGGGCTGCCGCCCACGGCCGCCGAGGTCGAAGCGTTTCTGGCGGACGATTCTCCGCAGGCCTTCGACACCGTGATCGAGCGCCTGCTGGCTTCGCCCGCCTACGGTGAGCGCTGGGCCAGGCACTGGCTCGACGTGGTGCGCTATGCCGACACGGCGGGCGAGACGGCCGATTTTCCCGTGCCCGAGGCCTGGCGCTATCGCAACTATGTGATCGACGCCTTCAATGCCGATACGCCCTACGACGAGTTCTTGCGCGAACAACTGGCCGGCGACGTGCTCGCGGCCGAGGGACCGGCCGATCGTTATGCCACGCGCGTTACCGCAACGGGCTTCCTGGCCATCTCGCGCCGGTTCGGCTTCGATTCGGAGAACTACCACCACCTGACGATCCAAGACTCGATCGATACGCTCGGCCAGGCCGTGCTGGGCCTGAGCCTGGGCTGCGCGCGGTGCCACGATCACAAGTTCGATCCGGTGACCATGCGCGACTATTACGCGCTGTACGGAATCTTTGCCAGCAGTCGCTATGCGTTCCCGGGCTCGGAACAAAAACAGAAGACGCGCTCGCTGGCCCCGCTGGTACCGTTCGAGCAGGCGGCGCCACTTTGGCAGGCCCAAGAAAGCCGCATCGCCGAGCTGACCGCGCTGTTGGCCCGGGCAAATCAATCGCCGCCGTCGGCCACGCTGCGCTCGCTCGGCGAACTCGACGGCGACTTCGAAACCCAGGCCGTAGCCGCCGGCGGCAGTAACGGCGTGTTGGTCCCACCTTGGGTCTACGCAGGGCCGATCGCCGTGACAAACGCGGCGCAAAGTCCCTACAAAAACCTGTACCCCCTGGGCAAGGTCGGCGCGAGCATCGCCGCGAGCGAGGCGCCCTACCGCATCACGCAGGCGATCGATCCGCATCATCACGCGCCGGGCAGCGTGTTGTACTTCAATCTCGACTACCGTGTCGGCGCCTCCGAACCCCAGGCGCCCGGGGGGCACCGCGTCGTGCTCGGCACGCTCGCCGGCCAAACGACGGTCGAGGTGCAGCTCGCCGCCGGCGGCGCAACCCTCTTGGTCCCAGGCGGCGAGAGTCGCCAAGCCGCATTGCCTGCCGACCGGTGGCACAATTTGCAGATCGTCGTAGACCTCTCGCGGCGCACCGCAGCGGCGCGCGTGGGCGCGCCGGGCGACGTGACGGAACTGGCGAGCATCGCGCTCGGCGCCGTGGAACTACCCGTGATCGACTGCGTGACCTTCGAGTCGAACGGTTCCGCGCCCGGCGGCTATCCGGCGATTACCTATGACAACTTCGGGATGCGCACCGCGGCGCTTGAGCCGGTGACCACCGAGCTGCCGGCCGCCAGCGCAGCAGCCGGTAAACCCGATGCCCGCGAGATCGAAAGACGGCTCGGCGAGCTGGCCGGTTACGACGGCGACTTCGAGCTGCAGACGGACGCTTCGCCCCCGGCGACCCCCTGGGGACCTGGCCCCAACAGCGTCGTACTCGTTTCGGCCGAAGCCCAGAGCCCGTTTACGAACCGCTACCCGGCAGGGAGCCTCGGCATTCATCTGCCCAATCGCCAGGCCTACGACGGTTTTGGCCTGGCGCTGGCGAACCTGAAGCCCGACGACGCTGGGCAGTTGGCGGCCAGCTTCGACTTCTGCTGTGCCTCGGCCGCCGACGGCGGTGACGGTTCCTGGCGCTACTACCTCGGCCACGGGCCGGGCAACTCGGCGGCGGTCGAGCTGTTCTTCAACGGCCGCGAGTTCTTTCGCCGTAGCGGCGCAACCACCGATGCGGTCGCGACGCTGGCGATCGGTGCCTGGTACCAGGTCCGGCTGGTGCTCGACCTGCGGACACGCACCTATCGCGGCGAACTGGAAAGCGCCGACGGCACGACCGAATTCTCCGGCGAGCTGGCCAGCGGCTGGGACGGAACAGTCGACTACTCGTTTATCGACAGCTACGGCCATCTGCCCGGCGTACGACCTGCGCTCGATGCCGACAATTTCGTCTTCGGCCGCCTGCCCGATGTGCAATCGACCGAGCCGTCTCAGCGGCGCGAGCAAGTCGCTGCCCTGCGCGCCGAGCGTAACGAGCTCAATCACGCGGCCGACGAAGCGAAACAAGAGCTCGATCGCCTGCTCTCCAACGGTCCCTGCCCGCTGGCCTATGCCATGGCCGAGGGCACACCGCAGAACGTCCCCATCCAACAGCGTGGCGAGCCGGATCAACCCGGCGCGGTGGTGCCGCGCGGCTTCATTCGCTCGTTGGGCGGCGGCGACCTTCCCGAGGGGACGCTCGGCAGCGGCCGGCTCGAACTGGCCCAATGGCTCACCCGGCCCGACCATCCGCTGACGGCGCGCGTGATGGTCAACCGGATTTGGCAACACCACTTCGGCCACGGGCTGGTGGCGACGCCCAATGACTTCGGCACCCGAGGTCAGCGGCCCACGCATCCCGAACTGCTCGACCACCTGGCCGAACAGTTCATCGCCAGCGGCTGGTCGATCAAGGCGATGCACCGGCTGATCCTGCGCAGCGCGACCTATCAACAAAGCTCAATCGCCGGCGCCGACGTACCCCACGACCCGGCCACGGCCAACGCGTACGCGGCGTTTTCCCGGCGCCGGCTGAGCGCCGAGGAGATCCGCGACACGATCCTCGCGCTGTGTGGCCAGCTCGATCGCGCGCGAGGCGAGGGGCACGAATTCCCCTTGCCGGTGCGCTTCGGCTATACGCAGCACAACCCCTTCGCGGCCGTTTACGATCATCGCCACCGCAGCATTTACCTGATGGTCCAGCGGATCAAGCGCCACCCGTTCTTGGCGTTGTTCGACGGGGCCGATCCGAACGCGACCACGCCGACACGGCTGCTGACGACGGTGCCCACCCAGGCACTCTACTTCCTCAACGACCCGTTCGTGCACGAGAACTCCGAGCATTGGGCCAAGGAATTAGCGGCCCAGGCCGCCAACCCGGCGCAGGCCGTCGAGCTGGCCTATCACCAGGCGCTGGGGCGCGGCCCCGCCGAGGGCGAACAGCGCGAGGCCGCCGATTTCCTGACCGCCTATCGCGCCGAACTCGCCACTACGGAAGTGACCGAGCCCGAGACGCGCGCCTTGGCGGCCTTTTTGCGTACGCTGTTGGCCAGCAACGAAGTCTTGTATGTGGACTGA